A section of the Virgibacillus sp. NKC19-3 genome encodes:
- the yugI gene encoding S1 domain-containing post-transcriptional regulator GSP13 produces the protein MTNKFEVGQIVEGRVTGIQPYGAFVALDEEVQGLVHISEVTHGFVNDINDYLTVGDDVHVKILNVDEANNKFSLSIRATEEAPAKSATTQKSSTNKQQDTEEAGFNTLKDKLEEWIKQSKK, from the coding sequence ATGACGAACAAGTTTGAGGTAGGTCAAATTGTTGAAGGAAGAGTTACAGGCATACAGCCATATGGGGCATTTGTCGCTTTAGATGAAGAAGTTCAAGGGTTAGTCCATATTTCTGAAGTAACACATGGATTTGTGAACGATATTAATGACTATTTAACCGTTGGAGATGACGTGCACGTTAAAATATTAAACGTAGATGAGGCCAATAACAAATTTTCATTATCCATTCGAGCTACAGAAGAAGCTCCAGCAAAATCGGCAACAACCCAAAAAAGCAGTACGAATAAACAGCAAGATACGGAAGAAGCCGGCTTCAACACATTAAAAGATAAACTCGAGGAGTGGATTAAACAGTCCAAGAAATAA
- a CDS encoding glucose-6-phosphate isomerase, whose product MTHVSFNYDKALRFFNQEELTNMNSFIQTAHNALHNQTGAGNDFLGWMDLPENYDKEEYARIKASAEKIRQDTDILLVIGIGGSYLGARAALDMLNHSFQDLLSKEERKAPQIIFVGHHLSSTYMRDLFDVLDGKDVSINVISKSGTTTEPAVAFRIFKKYLEEKYGAKEAKNRIYATTDKEKGALKTSADQAGYETFVIPDDVGGRYSVLTAVGLLPIAVSGISIDNMMQGASKAMHDFAEPELGKNAAYQYAAVRNILYNKGKVTEMLISYEPSLSYFAEWWKQLFGESEGKDQKGIYPSSANFTTDLHSLGQYVQEGRRNIFETVLHVGKANKEMTLEAEESNSDGLNYLAGKTIHEINDKAFQGTLLAHTDGDVPNLIVEVPELDAYTFGYLVYFFEKACAISGYLLGVNPFDQPGVEAYKKNMFALLGKPGFEEAKEELEKRL is encoded by the coding sequence GTGACACATGTTTCGTTTAACTATGATAAGGCATTACGTTTTTTTAACCAGGAAGAATTAACTAACATGAATAGTTTCATACAAACAGCTCATAACGCGCTACATAATCAAACAGGGGCAGGTAATGACTTTTTGGGATGGATGGATTTACCTGAGAACTACGATAAAGAGGAATATGCCCGAATTAAAGCGAGCGCGGAGAAAATCAGACAAGATACAGATATTCTACTCGTTATCGGTATTGGTGGATCCTATTTAGGGGCCCGCGCTGCCCTCGATATGCTAAACCATTCGTTTCAAGATCTGTTATCCAAAGAAGAAAGAAAAGCGCCACAGATTATTTTTGTTGGTCATCACTTAAGTTCCACCTACATGCGTGACTTGTTTGATGTGTTGGACGGTAAAGATGTCTCGATCAATGTTATTTCAAAAAGTGGGACAACCACTGAGCCTGCAGTAGCTTTTCGTATCTTTAAGAAATATCTGGAAGAAAAGTATGGAGCCAAAGAAGCAAAAAATCGTATTTATGCAACAACAGATAAGGAAAAAGGGGCACTTAAAACAAGTGCAGATCAGGCAGGCTATGAAACATTCGTCATCCCGGATGATGTCGGTGGACGTTATTCGGTTTTAACAGCAGTAGGTCTGTTGCCTATTGCCGTAAGTGGTATTTCCATTGATAACATGATGCAGGGAGCTAGTAAGGCCATGCATGACTTTGCTGAACCGGAACTTGGCAAAAATGCAGCTTACCAGTACGCAGCTGTTAGAAATATTTTGTACAATAAAGGCAAAGTAACAGAAATGCTTATTAGTTACGAACCAAGTTTAAGCTATTTTGCTGAATGGTGGAAACAGTTATTTGGAGAAAGTGAAGGAAAGGATCAGAAAGGGATTTATCCATCATCCGCTAATTTCACAACAGATCTCCATTCCTTGGGTCAGTATGTACAAGAAGGTCGCAGAAACATTTTTGAGACCGTACTCCATGTTGGAAAGGCCAACAAGGAAATGACATTAGAGGCAGAAGAGTCGAATTCAGATGGACTTAATTACCTAGCAGGGAAAACTATCCATGAAATTAATGATAAAGCTTTTCAAGGTACCTTATTAGCACATACGGACGGGGATGTCCCTAACTTAATTGTCGAGGTACCTGAACTTGATGCTTATACATTCGGTTATTTGGTTTATTTCTTTGAAAAAGCCTGTGCAATCAGCGGTTACCTGCTTGGTGTAAATCCATTTGATCAGCCCGGTGTGGAAGCATATAAGAAAAATATGTTTGCACTACTTGGTAAACCTGGATTTGAGGAAGCGAAAGAAGAACTAGAAAAGCGACTATAA
- a CDS encoding MalY/PatB family protein, translating to MSIFEELHDRKNTRSVKWDMLKSVFQSEDVLPMWVADMDFKAPEAVNNALVKRARHGIYGYTVIDDDVTDSIMNWIEKRHNWTIDKEWLSFSPGVVTSLHLAIQAFTEPDDKIIIQTPVYTPFYNVIEQHDREVVKNPLVLENGSYTVDFSDFEEKLKQGVKAFLLCSPHNPTGRVWKREELEEIARLCCKYDVIILSDEIHADLIYPGEQHTPIASLSEEIADRTITCMAPSKTFNLAGLQASYVITTNKEKRARFNEHLSKQGHGMLNTMGNTALEAAYVHGEAWLDELMTVIKSNQEYVTEMLEKHTDLKVTRPEGTYLLWIDCSALNLEKSDLNKFMIEKAKVGLNAGASYGDDGANFMRMNIACPKSTVKEGVKRIIDALNAT from the coding sequence ATGAGTATATTTGAGGAATTACACGATCGAAAAAATACACGTTCTGTTAAATGGGATATGCTAAAATCCGTTTTTCAATCAGAAGATGTTTTACCAATGTGGGTTGCTGATATGGATTTTAAAGCACCTGAAGCCGTAAATAACGCATTAGTAAAACGCGCCCGTCACGGGATTTATGGTTACACTGTTATTGATGATGATGTTACAGATTCGATTATGAATTGGATTGAAAAGCGCCATAACTGGACAATTGATAAAGAATGGCTATCGTTTAGTCCAGGTGTGGTCACAAGCCTGCACCTGGCTATTCAGGCGTTTACAGAACCAGACGATAAAATAATCATTCAAACCCCTGTATATACGCCCTTTTATAATGTAATTGAACAACACGATAGAGAAGTCGTTAAAAATCCGCTTGTACTGGAGAATGGTTCTTATACCGTTGACTTCAGCGACTTTGAGGAAAAATTAAAACAAGGTGTAAAGGCATTTCTTTTATGTTCCCCACATAATCCGACTGGGCGTGTGTGGAAGCGAGAGGAACTAGAGGAAATAGCTAGGTTATGTTGCAAATATGATGTAATAATTTTATCTGATGAAATTCATGCAGATCTCATTTATCCAGGTGAGCAGCATACTCCAATAGCTTCCCTTTCCGAAGAAATTGCAGATCGAACAATCACTTGCATGGCTCCATCCAAGACATTTAATTTAGCCGGATTGCAAGCTTCATATGTTATTACAACGAATAAGGAGAAACGCGCTAGATTTAATGAACATCTAAGCAAGCAAGGGCACGGTATGTTGAATACAATGGGAAATACAGCTCTAGAGGCAGCATATGTACATGGAGAAGCATGGCTTGATGAACTGATGACAGTTATAAAATCCAATCAGGAATATGTTACGGAAATGCTCGAAAAACATACAGATCTTAAGGTCACCCGTCCAGAGGGAACGTATTTATTGTGGATAGATTGCAGTGCATTAAATTTGGAGAAAAGTGACCTGAATAAATTTATGATCGAAAAAGCCAAAGTGGGACTTAATGCGGGAGCCTCTTACGGCGATGATGGTGCGAACTTTATGCGGATGAATATCGCCTGTCCGAAATCAACTGTCAAAGAAGGCGTAAAGCGTATTATAGATGCGCTAAATGCTACATAA
- a CDS encoding superoxide dismutase family protein, with translation MILFLVSCQSNDPSSRSVDMYNASGDIIGTAALSEQPDGVQVELSLEGLEPGFHGIHVHEYPKCEAPDFESAGSHFNPEGNEHGLMHPEGSHLGDLPNIEADEDGLVEAELTLDNATLLDGRMSILSGDGTSLVIQEGQDDGVSQPGGDGGPRIACGEIKAGEDSGEQPTDPTEFNEDLEE, from the coding sequence ATGATTCTTTTTTTAGTTTCGTGTCAAAGTAATGATCCGAGTTCGAGATCGGTGGATATGTACAATGCTTCAGGAGACATAATTGGTACTGCTGCGTTATCCGAACAACCGGATGGTGTTCAGGTGGAATTGAGCTTAGAAGGACTGGAACCGGGATTTCACGGGATTCATGTGCATGAATATCCGAAGTGTGAGGCTCCCGATTTTGAAAGTGCCGGAAGTCATTTTAATCCGGAGGGCAACGAACATGGTCTCATGCATCCGGAAGGGTCACATTTGGGGGATTTACCCAATATTGAGGCAGATGAAGACGGTCTAGTGGAAGCTGAATTAACACTGGATAATGCAACACTTCTAGATGGAAGAATGTCTATCCTTAGTGGGGATGGGACCTCATTAGTTATTCAAGAAGGGCAAGATGATGGGGTGAGCCAGCCAGGAGGAGATGGAGGGCCTCGTATTGCTTGTGGTGAGATAAAAGCAGGAGAAGACTCAGGAGAGCAACCTACAGACCCTACTGAATTTAATGAAGATCTAGAGGAGTAA
- a CDS encoding kinase-associated lipoprotein B, translating to MADVAIGTTVRAHYNSGTYIGEVKEDRGERYLIEVLAVDKHPIQGDLHNPGQVEDVFFHERKALAHHEKMNVKKPAVRPFDETIPPYSESLKQAVDNYKEKLKAEDTAFNKKALHTLEGLEDKYYIKSYY from the coding sequence ATGGCAGATGTAGCTATTGGTACCACTGTACGCGCACATTACAACTCAGGCACTTACATAGGGGAGGTGAAAGAAGATCGTGGAGAACGTTACTTGATCGAAGTACTTGCCGTTGATAAACACCCGATTCAAGGTGATCTGCATAACCCCGGCCAAGTGGAAGATGTGTTTTTCCATGAACGAAAAGCATTAGCGCATCATGAAAAAATGAATGTAAAGAAACCTGCAGTACGTCCATTTGATGAAACCATTCCCCCGTACAGTGAGTCTCTAAAGCAAGCGGTGGACAACTATAAAGAAAAACTAAAAGCAGAAGATACAGCATTCAATAAAAAAGCATTGCACACTTTAGAAGGGCTTGAAGACAAATACTATATAAAAAGTTATTATTAA
- a CDS encoding phosphocarrier protein HPr, whose amino-acid sequence MQEKKFTITADTGVHARPATLLVNKAGQFQSDVEISYNDKKVNLKSIMGVMSLGIPKGAEISITTNGSDEEEAIQGVEEVLKEHLGE is encoded by the coding sequence ATGCAGGAAAAAAAGTTTACAATTACAGCTGATACTGGGGTACATGCACGCCCAGCTACGTTGCTGGTAAATAAAGCAGGACAATTTCAATCAGATGTTGAGATTTCCTATAACGACAAGAAGGTTAACCTGAAATCAATCATGGGTGTTATGTCACTAGGAATTCCAAAAGGAGCAGAAATCTCTATTACGACAAACGGCAGTGATGAAGAAGAAGCTATCCAAGGTGTAGAAGAAGTATTAAAAGAACATTTGGGTGAATAA
- the deoD gene encoding purine-nucleoside phosphorylase, with amino-acid sequence MSVHIGAKQGEIADKILLPGDPLRAKFIAETFLENVTQYNQVRGMYGYTGTYKGERVSVQGTGMGVPSISIYVNELIQSYDVQKFIRVGTCGAIQKDVKVRDVILAQGSTTDSQLNRMVFNGIDYAPLADFDLLKNAYDVGVEKGMNLQVGNVFTSDTFYRDNAKEINELLAKYKVLAIEMETSALYTLAAKFDRQALSVLTVSDHILTGEETTSQERQTTFNEMIEVALDAALK; translated from the coding sequence ATGAGTGTACATATTGGAGCTAAACAAGGAGAAATTGCTGATAAAATTTTATTACCAGGAGACCCACTAAGGGCTAAATTTATTGCAGAAACATTTTTGGAAAACGTCACACAGTATAATCAGGTTCGTGGCATGTATGGGTATACCGGCACCTATAAAGGGGAACGGGTTTCCGTACAAGGGACCGGAATGGGAGTTCCCTCTATTTCCATCTATGTAAATGAATTGATTCAAAGCTATGATGTACAAAAGTTCATTCGCGTTGGAACATGCGGGGCTATTCAAAAAGACGTGAAAGTTCGCGATGTTATTCTAGCACAAGGGTCGACGACAGATTCACAACTTAATCGTATGGTATTTAACGGTATTGACTATGCACCACTCGCTGATTTTGATCTTCTGAAAAATGCGTACGATGTTGGTGTCGAAAAAGGAATGAACCTGCAAGTAGGAAATGTATTTACAAGTGATACATTCTATCGTGACAATGCGAAAGAAATCAATGAACTATTGGCAAAATATAAAGTGCTTGCCATTGAAATGGAAACATCAGCACTGTATACATTAGCAGCTAAATTTGATCGGCAAGCACTATCCGTCTTAACCGTTTCCGACCATATTTTGACTGGAGAAGAAACCACATCGCAGGAGCGCCAAACAACGTTTAATGAGATGATAGAAGTTGCATTGGACGCAGCACTGAAATAA
- a CDS encoding biotin transporter BioY, with the protein MKGLRPIDLTFSAVFVCLMAIGANITVWFPFLAVPIGGTSVPLSLQTFFAILAGLMLGKKLGTISMMIYTLVGIAGVPIFAGLKAGPMMLITPTGGFILSFMFVAFFTGLIAERSKSNSVFTYGTASFIGFIVNYGIGVSYMYMIMNTWLELDISYWLAWAGMLPFLIKDAVLSCLAATFMVHIAKRIPARWLGAKI; encoded by the coding sequence ATGAAGGGGTTACGTCCAATTGATTTAACATTTAGTGCCGTATTTGTCTGTTTAATGGCAATTGGTGCTAATATTACAGTTTGGTTTCCATTCCTGGCTGTCCCAATAGGAGGGACATCTGTCCCTTTATCTTTGCAGACATTCTTTGCTATTTTGGCAGGGTTGATGCTTGGAAAAAAGCTTGGGACCATATCGATGATGATCTATACACTTGTTGGAATAGCGGGGGTTCCCATCTTTGCAGGACTTAAAGCAGGACCTATGATGTTAATCACCCCTACAGGCGGATTTATTCTTTCATTTATGTTTGTCGCCTTCTTTACTGGTTTAATCGCAGAACGTAGCAAAAGTAATTCTGTATTTACGTACGGTACTGCGTCCTTCATTGGTTTCATTGTTAATTATGGAATTGGCGTTTCTTATATGTACATGATCATGAATACATGGTTGGAACTTGATATCTCCTACTGGCTTGCTTGGGCTGGAATGCTGCCTTTTCTCATAAAAGACGCTGTGCTATCTTGTTTAGCTGCTACATTTATGGTCCATATAGCCAAGCGTATTCCTGCACGCTGGTTAGGTGCGAAAATATAA
- a CDS encoding divergent PAP2 family protein — protein sequence MELFLNFPLLAAVTAIIFAQVVKVPIRLLLSKEFKPSLAFSSGGMPSSHSAAVTALTTGIGIVEGVTSSIFAVSFVFSIITMYDATGVRRHAGEQAVVLNKLINDFQHFIDGAKDWNQKAEYEKRKELKEILGHQPIEVFFGSLTGVGIAFLLFPFY from the coding sequence ATGGAGTTGTTTTTAAATTTTCCATTATTAGCCGCAGTAACTGCCATTATTTTTGCACAGGTTGTGAAAGTTCCTATTAGACTCCTTTTGTCAAAAGAGTTTAAACCAAGCTTAGCGTTCAGCAGTGGTGGTATGCCCAGCAGTCATTCTGCGGCAGTAACAGCATTAACTACCGGTATAGGTATCGTCGAAGGTGTAACTTCCAGCATATTCGCTGTTTCCTTCGTTTTCAGTATTATTACCATGTACGACGCAACTGGCGTACGCAGACACGCGGGCGAACAAGCTGTAGTTTTGAACAAATTGATCAATGACTTTCAACACTTCATTGATGGAGCAAAGGATTGGAATCAAAAAGCGGAATATGAAAAGAGGAAAGAGTTAAAAGAGATTCTAGGGCATCAACCAATTGAAGTATTTTTTGGCAGTTTAACCGGTGTTGGCATCGCATTTCTGCTATTTCCGTTTTATTAA
- a CDS encoding 3D domain-containing protein — translation MKIKNFIRRTGMILLFAGAFYVTVTTISNVTLTDIQVGGEAEISDRSASASEYKHTALEEKGLSTINEKTTYISSDEIEGPKTLEEAIDFEQYPTATVSATGYTAGVESTDKTPDHPQYGITFSGVQVKRDLYSTIAADLDVYPIGTIMYIPDYGYGVVADKGSAITGNDIDLYYPTVEDVYDNWGKKEVEVYIVEMGDGNLTEEALMELNENEALQVFREQSPDN, via the coding sequence ATGAAAATCAAAAATTTTATTCGAAGAACCGGAATGATTCTGTTGTTTGCAGGTGCTTTTTATGTAACTGTAACTACTATTTCAAATGTCACATTGACAGATATTCAGGTAGGGGGAGAAGCGGAAATATCCGATCGTTCAGCAAGTGCTTCGGAGTATAAACATACAGCGCTAGAGGAAAAAGGATTAAGCACCATAAATGAGAAGACAACGTATATTTCTAGTGATGAAATAGAAGGTCCGAAAACATTGGAAGAAGCAATTGATTTTGAACAGTATCCAACCGCTACAGTATCAGCAACAGGGTATACAGCTGGCGTAGAGTCTACAGATAAAACGCCGGATCATCCACAATATGGCATTACTTTTTCTGGTGTACAAGTAAAACGAGACTTGTATTCTACTATTGCAGCTGATTTAGATGTCTACCCAATCGGAACAATCATGTATATTCCGGATTATGGTTACGGGGTTGTAGCTGACAAGGGAAGCGCTATTACCGGAAATGATATTGATCTGTACTACCCGACAGTAGAAGACGTCTATGATAATTGGGGTAAAAAAGAAGTAGAAGTGTACATCGTTGAAATGGGTGATGGGAATTTAACCGAAGAAGCCCTTATGGAACTGAATGAAAATGAAGCTTTACAGGTATTTAGAGAGCAATCACCAGATAATTAA
- a CDS encoding YuiB family protein translates to MIQLIVSVLLYFVIFFGIAFILNMLLRRTWLMSFLYPIIVVMIVDNISTWEYFTNPGEAFSTAIKRFTEITPVDITILLSGFAGTIVSGIVIKILRKSGYQMF, encoded by the coding sequence TTGATTCAATTAATCGTTTCTGTGTTATTGTATTTCGTTATTTTTTTCGGTATCGCTTTTATTTTAAATATGCTATTGAGACGAACGTGGTTAATGTCTTTTTTATATCCGATCATCGTGGTTATGATCGTGGATAACATATCGACTTGGGAATATTTTACAAATCCGGGGGAGGCTTTTTCAACAGCAATCAAGCGGTTTACGGAAATTACACCAGTTGATATAACTATCCTGTTATCCGGGTTTGCTGGTACGATTGTTTCTGGAATTGTTATTAAAATTTTGCGCAAGAGTGGATATCAAATGTTTTAA
- a CDS encoding NAD(P)/FAD-dependent oxidoreductase, translating to MNKPNIVILGAGYGGMMTTIKLQRSMKINEANLTLVNINDYHYQATWLHENAAGTLHHDRTQIPIREVINREKVNFIQDRVISIKPDEKKVKLENRELDYDILVVGLGFESATFGIPGLEEHAHVIGNINSARLLREHLEYNFALYHNEKDKKKGRLNIVVGGGGFTGVEFAGELANRIPALCEEYDIEKVQVRIINIEGSETILPGFDPHLVEYAMTSLESRGVEFITGAMIKECKPESIVYEKDGKQVEIPTMTFLWAAGVRANCIVEKSQIETNRGKVEVRPDMRAPNYDDVFVIGDCAKVLDPKSGIPYPPTAQIAIQQSDVVANNIKSLASNGKMEIFKPNIAGSVASLGNNDAIAVVMNNWKLFGWKAAMMKKIIDNRYLFKLGGIGLLLKKGKFNVFN from the coding sequence ATGAACAAACCAAATATAGTCATTCTAGGCGCAGGTTACGGTGGCATGATGACGACCATTAAATTACAGAGATCCATGAAAATAAACGAGGCAAATTTGACACTTGTTAATATAAACGATTATCATTATCAAGCAACTTGGCTACATGAAAATGCTGCGGGCACACTGCACCATGATCGCACTCAAATTCCGATTAGAGAAGTTATCAATAGGGAAAAAGTAAACTTTATTCAGGATAGAGTAATTTCCATTAAGCCTGATGAAAAAAAGGTCAAGCTTGAAAATAGAGAATTAGATTATGATATCCTTGTTGTGGGCCTCGGATTTGAATCCGCTACATTTGGCATTCCGGGACTGGAAGAACATGCTCATGTAATAGGTAACATTAACAGTGCTCGTTTGCTGAGAGAGCATTTGGAATACAATTTTGCTTTATATCATAATGAAAAAGATAAGAAAAAAGGGCGTCTGAACATTGTTGTTGGTGGTGGCGGATTTACAGGTGTCGAATTTGCAGGTGAGTTAGCTAATCGTATTCCAGCGTTATGTGAGGAATATGATATTGAAAAGGTGCAGGTTCGGATTATTAACATAGAAGGTTCAGAAACAATATTGCCTGGTTTTGACCCCCATCTCGTTGAATATGCGATGACTTCATTGGAATCCAGAGGTGTTGAATTTATAACCGGTGCGATGATAAAAGAATGCAAGCCGGAAAGCATCGTGTACGAAAAAGACGGGAAACAAGTAGAAATACCAACAATGACTTTTCTATGGGCAGCTGGGGTGCGTGCTAACTGCATCGTGGAAAAGTCCCAAATAGAAACAAATCGAGGCAAGGTAGAAGTACGTCCGGACATGCGCGCACCTAATTATGATGATGTATTTGTTATTGGAGATTGTGCGAAGGTTTTAGATCCAAAGAGCGGTATTCCTTATCCGCCGACCGCACAGATTGCTATTCAACAATCGGATGTAGTTGCAAACAATATAAAGTCGCTAGCTAGTAATGGAAAAATGGAAATATTCAAACCGAACATCGCAGGGTCTGTTGCCTCTTTAGGGAATAATGACGCCATAGCTGTTGTGATGAATAATTGGAAACTATTTGGTTGGAAAGCAGCCATGATGAAAAAAATAATCGACAATCGCTACCTGTTTAAATTAGGTGGAATTGGCTTGTTATTGAAGAAAGGTAAGTTTAATGTTTTTAATTAA
- a CDS encoding NAD(P)/FAD-dependent oxidoreductase produces the protein MADKVFDVTIIGAGPTGLFTAFYGGMRQASVKIIESLPHTGGQLTALYPEKDIYDVAGFPKVRAQELVDNLEEQANLFDPTIVLEQAIEKVERLEDDVLKLISNTGEAHYTKTIIITAGNGAFQPRRLNIGECDEFEGVNLHYHVKDMNQYSGQNVALLGGGDSAVDWALMLEPIAEKVTLIHRRDKFRAHEHSVEKLMSSSVNILTPYTPKDIVTSDKIDQLILEEVKGDKEIELEVDSVLCNYGFVSTLGPIKDWGLEIEKNSIVVNTKMETNIPGIYAAGDICTYDGKVKLIATGFGEGPTAINNAKQYIDPKARIQPKHSTAMF, from the coding sequence TTGGCAGATAAAGTTTTTGATGTCACTATAATTGGCGCTGGTCCAACTGGTTTATTTACTGCTTTTTATGGTGGCATGCGGCAAGCCAGTGTAAAAATAATTGAAAGTTTACCACATACTGGAGGGCAATTGACAGCCCTTTATCCAGAGAAAGATATATATGATGTAGCAGGATTTCCGAAAGTTCGCGCACAGGAGTTAGTCGATAATCTGGAGGAGCAGGCAAATTTGTTTGACCCAACCATCGTTTTAGAACAAGCAATAGAAAAGGTCGAACGCCTAGAGGATGATGTATTAAAACTCATTTCCAACACAGGGGAGGCTCACTATACAAAGACGATTATTATCACAGCAGGTAATGGTGCATTTCAGCCACGTCGTCTGAATATAGGGGAGTGTGATGAATTTGAAGGTGTAAATCTGCATTATCATGTAAAAGACATGAACCAATATAGCGGACAAAATGTTGCACTATTAGGTGGCGGTGACTCTGCGGTTGACTGGGCATTAATGCTGGAGCCAATCGCAGAAAAAGTCACACTTATTCATCGGCGGGACAAGTTCCGAGCACATGAACACAGTGTTGAGAAGCTTATGTCCTCAAGCGTAAATATTTTAACACCTTATACACCTAAAGATATCGTTACAAGTGACAAGATTGATCAATTAATTTTAGAAGAGGTTAAGGGAGATAAAGAGATAGAACTCGAAGTCGATTCCGTCTTATGTAATTATGGATTTGTCTCCACCCTTGGACCAATCAAAGACTGGGGACTGGAAATCGAGAAAAACAGTATTGTAGTTAATACGAAAATGGAAACAAACATTCCCGGCATTTACGCAGCTGGTGATATTTGTACCTATGATGGAAAAGTTAAACTAATCGCAACCGGCTTTGGTGAAGGTCCTACAGCCATTAATAATGCCAAACAATACATTGATCCAAAAGCCCGAATTCAACCAAAACATTCAACAGCAATGTTCTAA